One genomic region from Sparus aurata chromosome 15, fSpaAur1.1, whole genome shotgun sequence encodes:
- the nanp gene encoding N-acylneuraminate-9-phosphatase encodes MDGRAVKAILFDLDNTLIETSRAGGVAIQKASELLKTTLALDDTTIRNICDKFKLKLFHESFDPSAGRSIDEVRVGHWEESIQEAVGSSSSPSLATQCYYLWKNSRLEVLSLSPEICSLLKELRSRYKLLLLTNGESKTQREKVEAVRCEGFFDAIVIGGEHAEQKPFPSIFTLCFSMLDVEAKDCVMVGDSLDTDIQGGFNAGVRATVWISSAGGAVPDSSVKPDYTIPTVLDLPHILAQLK; translated from the exons ATGGACGGCAGAGCTGTGAAGGCGATATTATTTGACCTGGACAACACGCTCATTGAAACAAGTCGGGCGGGTGGAGTGGCGATACAGAAG GCCAGTGAACTTTTAAAGACCACACTGGCTCTCGATGACACGACTATCAGGAACATTTGTGACAAGTTCAAGCTGAAGCTTTTCCACGAGAGTTTTGATCCCTCAGCTGGCAGATCAATAGATGAGGTCCGTGTGGGTCACTGGGAGGAGAGCATTCAGGAGGCTGTTGGAAgttcctcctcaccctctctaGCAACTCAGTGCTACTACTTGTGGAAAAATAGTCGCCTGGAGGTTCTAAGTCTATCTCCTGAAATATGCTCCCTCCTGAAAGAACTGCGCAGCAGAtacaagctgctgctgctgaccaaTGGGGAGTCTAagacccagagagagaaagtggagGCAGTCAGATGTGAGGGGTTCTTTGACGCCATCGTGATTGGTGGAGAACATGCAGAGCAGAAACCATTCCCCTCCATCTTCACATTGTGTTTCAGCATGCTGGATGTGGAGGCCAAGGACTGTGTTATGGTGGGAGACTCTTTGGACACAGATATTCAGGGGGGCTTTAATGCCGGAGTGCGGGCTACAGTTTGGATCAGCAGTGCAGGAGGTGCTGTGCCAGACAGTTCAGTGAAACCAGACTACACTATCCCGACTGTGCTGGACCTGCCACATATTCTGGCACAGCTGAAATAA